In Persephonella hydrogeniphila, the following are encoded in one genomic region:
- the ribD gene encoding bifunctional diaminohydroxyphosphoribosylaminopyrimidine deaminase/5-amino-6-(5-phosphoribosylamino)uracil reductase RibD: MEKNDEKYMRIALKEAKKGKGYTHPNPAVGAVIVKNGKVIGKGYHKKAGLPHAEREAIKDAISKGFDITRSTMYVTLEPCCHYGKTPPCTEAIIDSRIKRVVIATLDPNPLVAGKGVEILKNNGIEVITGVLRKEAEKINEDFFVYIREKRPFIHLKIAQTIDGKIATKTGSSKWITGEKSRRYAHRLRKEATAVMVGVGTVLQDNPQLTVRDYPSKKQPVRILIDKSLKTPVDFRIFDKSAKTVVFTSKTASENKIKTLKEKGIEIVKLPLKEGRFELKDILKELYDMEIMHLLVEGGKEVITQFIMENLFDKISIFQAPKLIGEDGISSVGKLGIEDISEAIEIRIESIKKLDKDIYFELYPV, encoded by the coding sequence ATGGAAAAGAACGATGAAAAGTATATGAGGATAGCTTTAAAAGAAGCAAAAAAAGGTAAAGGCTATACACATCCAAATCCGGCAGTTGGTGCAGTTATAGTAAAAAATGGAAAGGTTATCGGCAAAGGATATCACAAAAAAGCAGGTCTTCCCCACGCAGAAAGGGAAGCTATTAAAGACGCTATTTCAAAGGGATTTGATATTACAAGATCTACAATGTATGTCACCCTTGAACCGTGCTGCCATTACGGTAAAACACCTCCCTGTACAGAGGCTATTATAGACAGCAGAATAAAAAGAGTTGTTATCGCTACTTTAGACCCTAATCCTCTTGTAGCAGGAAAGGGTGTTGAGATACTAAAGAATAACGGAATTGAAGTAATAACAGGAGTTTTGAGAAAAGAAGCTGAAAAAATAAATGAAGATTTTTTTGTTTATATTAGAGAGAAAAGACCTTTTATTCATCTAAAAATAGCCCAGACTATAGATGGGAAGATAGCAACAAAAACAGGTTCTTCAAAATGGATAACCGGAGAAAAATCAAGAAGATATGCCCACAGGTTGAGGAAAGAAGCAACTGCTGTTATGGTAGGTGTCGGAACAGTGCTACAGGATAATCCCCAGCTAACAGTAAGAGATTACCCCTCCAAAAAACAGCCTGTAAGAATTCTAATAGATAAATCCCTAAAAACACCTGTAGATTTCAGGATTTTCGATAAATCAGCAAAGACGGTGGTTTTTACCTCAAAAACAGCTTCTGAAAATAAGATAAAAACTCTAAAAGAGAAAGGAATTGAAATTGTAAAGCTTCCTCTAAAAGAAGGAAGATTTGAACTGAAAGATATTTTGAAAGAGCTTTACGATATGGAGATAATGCATCTCCTTGTTGAAGGAGGAAAAGAAGTTATAACCCAGTTTATAATGGAAAACCTGTTTGACAAGATATCTATCTTCCAAGCTCCAAAGCTGATAGGAGAAGATGGTATTTCTTCCGTAGGGAAATTGGGAATTGAGGATATTTCTGAAGCTATAGAAATCAGGATAGAAAGCATTAAAAAACTTGATAAAGATATATACTTTGAGCTTTATCCGGTTTAA
- a CDS encoding TatD family hydrolase, with product MIDTHAHLDMLKSEEDLKDSIQKLDYIITIGCDKEEIYKAVDIAERFDNVYASVGYHPYDVKDLSDEDIKLLEDLYKKSSKIAAIGETGLDYYRDITPKNIQWDFFEKQLELAKKLKLPVIIHSRSANSDTVQILKNHIPFPDSGVLHCFGGDIPMMEECVEMGFYISFAGNITYPKADNLREVLKKTPLDRLLLETDSPFLSPQKVRGKPNKPSNIFYTLDFVSKFLGIEKEEIEKITDRNAAKLFKIEKTVNV from the coding sequence ATGATAGATACACATGCACATCTTGATATGCTTAAATCTGAGGAAGATCTAAAGGATAGTATCCAGAAATTAGACTATATAATAACTATTGGGTGCGATAAAGAAGAAATATATAAAGCTGTAGATATAGCAGAAAGGTTTGATAATGTTTACGCTTCTGTTGGATATCATCCCTATGATGTAAAAGATCTGTCTGACGAAGATATAAAACTGCTTGAAGATCTGTACAAGAAAAGTAGCAAAATAGCTGCTATTGGCGAAACAGGACTTGATTATTACAGGGATATAACTCCTAAAAATATCCAGTGGGATTTTTTTGAAAAACAGCTTGAGCTTGCAAAAAAACTGAAATTACCTGTGATAATACACTCAAGAAGTGCAAATTCAGACACTGTACAGATACTGAAAAACCATATCCCATTCCCAGATTCAGGTGTGCTTCACTGCTTTGGTGGGGATATACCTATGATGGAAGAGTGTGTTGAGATGGGGTTTTATATATCTTTTGCTGGAAATATTACTTATCCAAAGGCTGATAATTTGAGGGAAGTTCTGAAAAAAACACCCTTAGATAGATTGTTGCTTGAGACAGATAGCCCTTTTTTGTCTCCACAAAAAGTGAGGGGAAAGCCTAATAAACCTTCAAATATCTTTTATACACTTGATTTTGTATCTAAATTCCTTGGAATAGAAAAAGAAGAGATAGAGAAAATAACAGACAGAAATGCAGCCAAGCTGTTCAAAATAGAAAAAACAGTAAATGTATAA
- a CDS encoding leucyl aminopeptidase, with amino-acid sequence MEIKITSGHLKNARTKAVISFIFKEQKKFPQEIEDLDKVLDGSISQLKRELKFDGSEGKIVVVPTFGKGKSDYVILVGAGSKRDFELDKVRRLGAAVSKKAKELKVDKLLVDGEALAVKDSQVDVTQALTEGLILGSYKFDKYLSKKDDFKIKDVQIRVSRRYRNESQEAVRIGKILAESQNFTRDLVNEPGNVITPQKLAEIAEELAKEYGFEVKIYDEEEIEKMGMNAYLAVAKGSANPPRFIHLTYRPKKAKKEIVLIGKGLTFDSGGLNIKPGDYMRWMKSDKSGACAVLGVFKAIGELKPDIAVHGIIAAAENMPDGKSYRPDDIIKAKNGVSIEIGNTDAEGRLTLADALSYASELKPDAIIDMATLTGACIVALGEYTAGVMGNNQRLINEVLEVSEKTGEWMWQLPFNDMLREHIKAPNADVYNIGTTRYGGAITAGLFLEKFVDKKIPWVHIDIAGPAHNTRGWYYHPKGATGFPVRTITTFLLKQVEK; translated from the coding sequence ATGGAGATAAAAATAACAAGTGGCCATCTAAAAAATGCAAGAACTAAGGCTGTCATCTCTTTTATCTTTAAAGAACAAAAAAAATTTCCACAGGAGATCGAAGATTTAGACAAAGTTTTAGATGGTTCTATCTCCCAGCTAAAGAGGGAACTTAAGTTTGATGGTTCTGAAGGAAAAATAGTTGTTGTTCCTACATTTGGAAAGGGAAAATCTGATTATGTGATTTTAGTAGGTGCAGGAAGCAAAAGAGATTTTGAGTTAGATAAAGTAAGAAGGTTAGGTGCAGCTGTTTCAAAAAAAGCAAAGGAACTGAAAGTGGACAAATTATTAGTTGATGGAGAAGCCCTTGCTGTAAAAGACTCTCAGGTAGATGTAACTCAGGCTTTAACAGAAGGATTGATCCTTGGGAGCTACAAGTTTGACAAGTACCTTTCTAAAAAGGATGATTTCAAAATAAAAGATGTGCAGATAAGGGTAAGCAGAAGATACCGGAACGAATCTCAGGAAGCCGTTAGAATAGGAAAGATTTTAGCTGAATCTCAGAATTTTACCAGAGATCTCGTAAACGAACCTGGTAATGTCATAACTCCGCAAAAGTTAGCAGAAATAGCTGAAGAATTAGCAAAGGAATACGGGTTCGAAGTGAAGATATACGATGAAGAAGAGATAGAAAAAATGGGTATGAACGCCTATCTTGCAGTGGCAAAGGGAAGTGCAAATCCACCAAGGTTTATCCATCTTACATACAGACCTAAAAAAGCTAAAAAAGAGATAGTCCTGATAGGAAAAGGATTGACCTTTGATAGTGGTGGTCTCAATATAAAACCGGGAGATTACATGAGATGGATGAAATCAGATAAATCAGGTGCTTGCGCTGTTCTTGGTGTATTTAAAGCTATAGGAGAACTGAAACCTGATATTGCAGTTCACGGGATAATAGCTGCAGCAGAGAATATGCCAGACGGTAAATCCTACAGACCGGATGATATCATAAAAGCCAAGAACGGAGTCAGTATAGAAATAGGAAATACAGATGCAGAAGGTAGATTAACACTGGCAGATGCACTTAGCTATGCTTCAGAGCTAAAACCAGATGCAATCATTGATATGGCCACACTCACAGGAGCCTGTATTGTGGCTTTAGGTGAGTATACCGCAGGGGTCATGGGCAACAATCAGAGATTAATAAATGAGGTTTTAGAAGTTTCTGAAAAGACAGGAGAATGGATGTGGCAACTACCGTTTAACGATATGCTAAGGGAACATATAAAAGCACCAAACGCCGATGTTTATAATATTGGAACTACAAGGTACGGAGGGGCTATAACAGCTGGTCTTTTCCTTGAAAAGTTTGTAGATAAAAAAATTCCGTGGGTTCATATTGATATAGCAGGACCTGCTCACAATACACGAGGCTGGTACTACCACCCTAAAGGAGCAACAGGCTTTCCAGTTAGAACAATAACAACATTTCTTTTAAAACAGGTTGAAAAATAG
- a CDS encoding 3-oxoacyl-[acyl-carrier-protein] synthase III C-terminal domain-containing protein: MRVFILSTQVLIPELLDPVEIADAFYPVDKVGRKINLLAKKMVDTIGIEKRPFVLDLKNLPEKRLRSEEDHPLYWGEKIINNFVEIVGRDSIGFLSMSYNISYHTDYLPNLITQIVLKTGLKLDRPPEELPYYGCASGVISIKNAVSYCRTHGKAAVVFVFDQCSNLAYIPTGTDDPYIKKTMKSNLLFSDGAAGLLIIPESMKPSRSLPEIIEVQTGYTPGDGIKMENGAFLLRNQVKDIVPPVVSEKVIKPVLEKHNLRKEDIKEWSIHQGGLAIINKLKDEEILGLSESQIKRSKELFHKYGNLSSPSCFLTFDSFFNEKKNKSGDKGMIVGFGAGYYMASALYVWS, from the coding sequence ATGAGAGTTTTTATTTTATCTACACAGGTTTTAATTCCAGAACTATTAGATCCGGTGGAAATAGCTGATGCTTTTTATCCGGTAGATAAGGTTGGAAGAAAGATAAACCTTCTTGCCAAAAAAATGGTTGATACTATAGGTATTGAAAAAAGGCCTTTTGTTCTTGATCTAAAAAATCTGCCTGAAAAAAGACTCAGATCAGAAGAGGATCATCCGCTTTACTGGGGAGAAAAAATCATAAACAACTTTGTAGAGATAGTAGGAAGAGATAGTATAGGGTTTTTGTCTATGTCTTACAATATCTCATACCATACCGATTATCTCCCAAATCTGATAACCCAAATTGTTCTGAAAACAGGTCTTAAACTTGATAGACCACCTGAAGAACTCCCCTATTATGGTTGTGCATCAGGTGTTATTTCAATAAAAAATGCTGTTTCTTACTGCAGAACCCACGGTAAAGCTGCTGTTGTTTTTGTTTTTGACCAGTGCTCGAATCTTGCTTATATCCCAACAGGTACTGATGACCCTTACATAAAAAAGACGATGAAATCAAATCTCCTTTTTTCAGATGGAGCAGCAGGTTTGCTGATTATTCCTGAAAGTATGAAACCTTCACGAAGTTTACCTGAGATAATAGAGGTCCAAACAGGCTATACCCCCGGAGACGGCATAAAAATGGAAAATGGCGCATTTCTCCTGAGAAATCAGGTTAAAGATATAGTACCTCCTGTTGTTTCAGAGAAAGTTATAAAACCTGTTTTAGAAAAACATAATCTGAGAAAGGAGGATATAAAAGAGTGGTCTATACACCAGGGTGGTTTAGCTATTATAAATAAGCTTAAAGATGAAGAGATACTGGGGTTGTCCGAATCCCAAATAAAAAGATCAAAAGAACTTTTCCACAAATATGGAAATCTAAGTTCTCCAAGCTGTTTTCTTACTTTTGATAGTTTTTTCAATGAAAAAAAGAATAAATCTGGAGATAAAGGTATGATAGTAGGATTTGGGGCAGGTTACTATATGGCATCTGCCCTTTATGTGTGGAGCTAA
- a CDS encoding ATP-dependent DNA ligase, whose product MEYRKLAEFYDFLEKTTSRIEMTNALVKLFQETPKEIVDKVVYLSIGRIAPEYTGLDYNFSEKSAIKALSKVLGVSEHEIQKKIIETGDLGDAGKLLYEEKGVKPKEKLTVEEVYSTLKKIAETTGYGSTKKKMELFITLLQKASPLEVKFLLRTIVERLRLGIGDNTIMDALAIAYTGKKENREIIERAYNLTSDLGYVASVLVEEGIEGVKKIKIEIGRPIRPMLAERMAIPSFILQKLGGKAGAEYKYDGERIQVHRKGDRFILFSRRLENITHQFPDLIEFLKESTPDEYILELEAVVIDPSSGAIRPFQDLMNRRVKYVTRFHIMMYPIAGFLFDIMYLNGEDLTMKPYPERRKILEEVVKTTDRINLATRKVVDNVEDLESFFLEAIENGCEGLVCKSLRKDSIYQAGKRGFLWIKYKRDYKSHLADTLDLVVVGAFYGKGQRTGYFGSLLMACYDPETDQFKTVCKVGTGFTEDDFKKLDELLKPHEIDHKHPRVNSILTADIWYEPYLVLEIAGAELTLSPVHTCGWDKIKLNRGLGLRFPRFTGRYRFDKKPEDATTEKEIIEMYKNQLQIRV is encoded by the coding sequence ATGGAATACAGAAAGCTGGCAGAATTCTACGATTTTTTAGAGAAAACAACAAGCAGAATAGAAATGACAAATGCTCTTGTTAAGCTATTTCAGGAAACACCTAAAGAGATTGTTGATAAAGTAGTGTACTTGTCTATAGGAAGAATAGCTCCTGAGTATACAGGTCTGGACTATAACTTCAGCGAAAAATCTGCAATTAAAGCCTTGTCTAAAGTGTTAGGTGTATCAGAACATGAAATACAGAAAAAGATTATAGAAACAGGAGATCTGGGAGATGCAGGGAAATTACTTTATGAGGAAAAAGGAGTAAAACCTAAAGAGAAGCTTACTGTTGAGGAAGTTTATTCCACATTAAAGAAAATAGCAGAAACTACAGGTTACGGTTCAACCAAGAAAAAGATGGAGTTATTTATTACTCTTTTACAAAAAGCTTCTCCCCTTGAAGTAAAATTCTTACTAAGAACCATTGTAGAAAGACTAAGACTGGGTATAGGCGATAATACTATAATGGATGCTCTGGCTATCGCATATACAGGTAAAAAAGAAAACAGAGAAATAATAGAGCGGGCATACAATCTTACATCAGATTTAGGGTATGTTGCATCTGTTTTAGTTGAGGAAGGAATCGAAGGAGTTAAAAAAATAAAAATAGAGATAGGCAGACCTATAAGACCTATGCTTGCAGAAAGAATGGCTATTCCATCTTTTATTTTACAGAAGCTTGGTGGGAAAGCAGGAGCCGAATACAAATACGACGGAGAAAGAATACAGGTTCACAGAAAAGGAGATAGATTTATACTGTTCTCAAGAAGACTTGAGAATATAACACACCAGTTCCCAGACCTTATTGAGTTTTTAAAAGAAAGTACTCCAGACGAGTATATACTGGAGCTTGAAGCAGTTGTTATAGATCCCTCATCTGGTGCTATAAGACCCTTTCAGGATCTTATGAACAGAAGGGTAAAGTACGTAACAAGATTCCACATAATGATGTATCCAATAGCCGGCTTTCTATTTGACATCATGTATTTAAATGGTGAAGACCTGACCATGAAACCATATCCAGAAAGGAGAAAAATTCTGGAAGAAGTTGTTAAAACTACAGACAGAATTAATCTTGCCACAAGGAAGGTTGTTGATAATGTTGAAGATCTTGAATCATTTTTCCTTGAGGCTATAGAGAACGGATGTGAGGGTCTTGTATGTAAATCTCTGAGAAAGGATTCTATCTATCAGGCAGGAAAAAGAGGGTTTTTATGGATAAAATACAAAAGAGATTACAAATCTCATCTTGCAGATACACTTGATCTTGTTGTAGTAGGTGCTTTTTATGGGAAAGGACAGAGAACAGGATACTTCGGTTCACTTCTGATGGCATGTTACGACCCGGAAACAGACCAGTTCAAGACTGTATGTAAAGTTGGTACAGGCTTCACAGAAGATGACTTTAAAAAGTTAGACGAGCTTTTAAAACCCCATGAGATAGACCATAAGCATCCGAGAGTAAACTCAATACTAACAGCTGATATATGGTACGAGCCTTACCTTGTATTAGAGATAGCCGGTGCAGAACTTACCCTCTCTCCTGTACATACCTGTGGATGGGATAAAATAAAATTAAATAGAGGATTAGGTCTGAGATTTCCCAGATTTACAGGCAGGTACAGATTCGACAAAAAACCGGAAGATGCAACAACAGAAAAAGAGATTATAGAGATGTATAAAAATCAGCTACAGATAAGAGTTTAA
- the polX gene encoding DNA polymerase/3'-5' exonuclease PolX — translation MYNINKDLANIFKKMAAIYEFLDDRFRAMAYQRAAHIIEDLPDDVRNYIVTGKLYTIRGIGPSIASKIEEYVQTGKIQKYEELKKKVPEDFIELIDLPGFGPKTLKRIYEELGISTKEELIKALKDGRIERLEGFGPKKVENMLKGLQMYEISKRRILLWEALQISRYLVDKLKKALKEIHKIEVVGSTRRRKETIGDLDILVTADDENRLKIMDFFTSLEEVSEVLVKGPKKSSVIMKFEGKERQVDLRIFKDEEWGAALQYFTGSKQHNIHLREIAKEKGLKINEYGVFKVDTEEKIAGETEESVYKAVGMEWIPPELREDRGEIEAAMEHKLPKLVELRDIKGDLHVHSTWSDGVVSIKDIVEFVRNKYKYEYIVITDHSKSQRVAHGLDEERLLEEIKEIELINKMAGLDFVKKGIEVDILLDGSLDLSDEVLSKLDWVVASVHSHFSRDNTDRIIKAMESPYVNAIGHPTGRLIGLRDPYPVDMDAVIKAAKETGTALEINAQPRRMDIDEIWVRKAVEEGVKLVISTDSHNLGNFAYMEIGVAIARRGWAEKKDILNTKSWEEIKKFVNAKRKKFGVKV, via the coding sequence ATGTACAACATAAATAAAGATCTTGCCAATATTTTTAAAAAAATGGCTGCAATATATGAGTTTCTTGATGATAGATTCAGAGCTATGGCCTATCAGAGAGCAGCCCATATAATAGAAGACCTTCCTGATGATGTCCGGAATTATATTGTGACAGGAAAACTTTACACAATAAGAGGTATTGGACCGAGTATAGCTTCAAAAATAGAAGAGTATGTACAGACAGGAAAAATACAGAAATATGAAGAATTAAAAAAGAAAGTTCCAGAAGATTTTATAGAGCTTATAGATCTTCCCGGATTTGGACCTAAAACTCTGAAAAGAATTTATGAGGAATTGGGAATATCTACAAAAGAAGAACTCATAAAGGCGCTGAAAGACGGCAGGATAGAAAGGCTTGAAGGTTTTGGTCCCAAAAAAGTGGAAAACATGCTGAAAGGCCTACAGATGTATGAGATATCAAAAAGGAGAATCCTCCTGTGGGAAGCTCTCCAGATATCCCGTTACCTTGTGGATAAGCTAAAAAAAGCTTTAAAAGAGATACACAAAATAGAAGTTGTAGGAAGCACAAGAAGGAGGAAAGAGACCATAGGAGACTTAGACATTCTTGTAACAGCAGATGATGAAAACAGGCTAAAGATAATGGACTTTTTCACATCCCTTGAAGAAGTATCAGAAGTTCTGGTAAAAGGTCCAAAAAAATCTTCTGTTATCATGAAATTTGAGGGAAAAGAAAGACAGGTAGATCTGAGAATATTCAAGGATGAAGAGTGGGGAGCAGCTCTTCAGTACTTTACTGGTTCAAAACAGCACAATATTCATCTCAGAGAAATAGCAAAAGAAAAAGGGCTAAAAATAAATGAGTACGGAGTTTTTAAAGTAGATACAGAAGAGAAAATAGCCGGAGAAACAGAAGAAAGTGTTTACAAAGCCGTTGGTATGGAATGGATACCTCCTGAGCTTCGGGAGGATAGGGGTGAGATTGAAGCTGCAATGGAGCATAAGCTTCCAAAACTTGTTGAGCTTAGAGATATAAAAGGAGATCTGCATGTTCATTCAACATGGTCAGACGGAGTTGTATCAATTAAGGATATAGTAGAATTTGTAAGAAATAAATACAAATATGAGTACATAGTAATAACAGACCACTCAAAATCCCAAAGGGTAGCTCACGGACTTGATGAAGAAAGGCTCTTAGAAGAAATAAAAGAAATAGAACTTATAAACAAAATGGCAGGTCTTGATTTTGTAAAAAAAGGTATAGAGGTAGATATACTCTTAGATGGTTCTTTAGATCTATCAGATGAAGTTCTGTCAAAGCTCGACTGGGTGGTTGCCTCAGTTCACAGCCATTTCAGTAGAGACAACACAGACAGAATAATAAAAGCAATGGAGAGTCCCTATGTTAATGCGATCGGTCATCCAACAGGAAGGCTAATAGGTTTAAGGGATCCTTATCCTGTAGATATGGATGCTGTAATAAAAGCAGCAAAAGAAACAGGGACAGCTCTGGAGATAAATGCCCAGCCAAGGAGGATGGATATTGATGAGATATGGGTGAGAAAAGCTGTAGAAGAAGGTGTAAAGCTGGTTATATCTACAGATTCCCATAATCTGGGAAATTTTGCTTATATGGAAATAGGAGTTGCAATAGCGAGAAGAGGATGGGCGGAGAAGAAAGATATACTGAATACAAAAAGCTGGGAAGAGATAAAAAAGTTTGTTAATGCAAAAAGAAAGAAGTTTGGTGTAAAGGTATAA
- a CDS encoding NAD(P)/FAD-dependent oxidoreductase yields MEKYSVIIIGGGPAGLTCGITLASSKDKFDFSTDKKYLVIYDEYSDLDKALLKNVPGIEKGTKGKDLLEKIRKQASEFDNLTLKKGKVVKASGEKGNFTVYLENGEEYTSEYLVIATGFHKFDIEGLNLEIIPHRKSPRPGKIMIRNEDGKVREGLFVAGLVAGVPTMYASASGSGAEVACDILSEWAGKTVVVHDVPDTD; encoded by the coding sequence ATGGAAAAATACAGTGTGATAATTATAGGTGGAGGACCTGCAGGACTTACCTGTGGAATAACCCTTGCTTCATCAAAGGACAAATTCGATTTTTCAACGGACAAAAAATACCTCGTTATATACGATGAGTATTCAGATCTTGATAAAGCTCTATTAAAAAATGTTCCTGGAATTGAAAAAGGAACAAAAGGAAAAGACCTGTTAGAGAAGATAAGAAAACAGGCTTCAGAGTTTGATAACCTAACCTTGAAAAAAGGAAAAGTTGTAAAAGCCAGTGGAGAAAAAGGAAATTTTACAGTCTATCTGGAAAATGGAGAGGAGTACACTTCAGAATACCTTGTCATAGCGACAGGTTTTCACAAATTTGATATAGAAGGTCTAAATCTGGAAATAATCCCCCACAGAAAATCCCCAAGACCAGGGAAAATAATGATAAGAAACGAAGATGGGAAAGTAAGAGAAGGTCTTTTCGTTGCCGGACTTGTTGCAGGAGTACCTACAATGTATGCTTCTGCCTCTGGTTCAGGAGCAGAAGTTGCATGCGATATACTATCTGAGTGGGCAGGAAAAACTGTTGTTGTACATGATGTTCCGGATACTGATTAG
- a CDS encoding desulfoferrodoxin family protein has protein sequence MPKINNYVDISTVEKEAKRDYIDRHSPFVHVEGTAVKGQKLKVKVKVGEEYCHPDDFDHYIAWVQLWDGDTFLGQATFVPGVQGNQCSQAEVDFYIVPTKNKLKLQAMSYCTKHGLWQGPEVEVEVQEAEAPAGA, from the coding sequence ATGCCAAAAATCAATAACTATGTCGATATTTCGACTGTAGAAAAAGAGGCAAAAAGAGATTATATTGACAGACATTCTCCATTTGTTCATGTTGAAGGAACTGCAGTAAAAGGGCAAAAACTGAAAGTAAAAGTAAAAGTAGGTGAAGAATACTGTCATCCAGATGATTTTGACCACTACATTGCATGGGTTCAACTCTGGGACGGAGATACCTTCCTTGGACAGGCAACTTTTGTTCCAGGAGTTCAGGGCAATCAGTGTTCTCAAGCAGAAGTAGACTTCTACATTGTTCCTACAAAAAACAAATTAAAACTTCAGGCTATGAGCTACTGCACAAAGCACGGACTGTGGCAAGGACCTGAAGTGGAAGTGGAAGTTCAAGAAGCAGAAGCACCTGCAGGTGCATAA